In Tenrec ecaudatus isolate mTenEca1 chromosome 4, mTenEca1.hap1, whole genome shotgun sequence, a single window of DNA contains:
- the LOC142447165 gene encoding arylacetamide deacetylase-like gives MGKKSFYVLIVGVLVAYYAYIPLPENFEEPWKMMWMNTQMKTLVHLATFLELLGIKHFMDSMMIAMSIHEVPPVSDENVTVTDTTFNDIPVRVFVPTRKSKELRRAIFYIHGGGWCLGSAALYNYDMVSRWTADRLDAVFISTNYRLAPKYHFPIQFEDVYRALRWFLRKEVLEQYGVNPERVAISGDSAGGNLAAATVQQLLDDPDVKIKIKIQSLIYPALQILDMNTPSYQENAHAPILSKSLMIWLWSEYITTDRSLEKAMLLNQHVSVGSSHLFKFVNWSSLLPEKFKKGYVYKNKMYGSSEIAKKYPALLDVKVSPLLADDSKLRNLPLTYILTCQYDVLRDDGLMYVTRLRNVGVQVTHHHVEAGFHGMFSFIEFKMNSRIINQYLSWLNNNL, from the exons ATGGGGAAAAAATCCTTCTACGTTCTGATTGTGGGGGTGCTGGTAGCATATTATGCTTATATACCTCTCCCAGAGAATTTTGAGGAGCCATGGAAAATGATGTGGATGAACACACAAATGAAAACGCTTGTACATTTG gctacatttcttGAGCTGCTGGGAATCAAACATTTCATGGATTCCATGATGATTGCCATGAGCATTCATGAAGTCCCACCAGTTTCAGATGAAAATGTAACTGTGACGGACACAACATTCAACGACATTCCTGTCCGTGTGTTTGTGCCAACGAGAAAGTCAAAAGAACTAAGAAGGGCTATTTTTTACATTCATGGTGGTGGCTGGTGTTTGGGAAGTGCTG CTTTATATAATTATGACATGGTGTCAAGATGGACAGCAGACAGACTTGATGCTGTTTTCATATCAACCAA CTACAGATTAGCACCTAAGTACCATTTCCCAATTCAGTTTGAAGATGTTTACCGTGCTTTACGTTGGTTCTTAAGAAAAGAAGTTCTTGAACAATATGGCGTGAATCCTGAAAGAGTTGCTATTTCAGGAGATAGCGCAGGAGGAAATTTAGCGGCAGCCACGGTACAACAG CTCTTAGATGACCCAGATGTCAAGATCAAAATCAAGATACAGTCTTTAATATATCCTGCCCTTCAGATTCTAGATATGAATACaccatcatatcaagaaaatgcaCATGCTCCAATTCTATCGAAATCACTCATGATTTGGCTCTGGAGTGAATATATTACTACAGACAGATCACTAGAAAAAGCCATGCTTTTAAACCAGCATGTCTCTGTGGGATCAAGTCATCTGTTCAAGTTTGTTAATTGGAGTTCATTGCTCCCTGAGAAGTTTAAAAAGGGATatgtctacaaaaataaaatgtatggtAGTTCAGAGATTGCAAAAAAATATCCAGCACTCCTCGATGTGAAGGTATCCCCCCTTTTGGCTGATGACAGCAAATTGCGTAACTTACCTTTGACTTATATCCTAACCTGTCAATATGATGTCCTGAGAGATGATGGACTCATGTACGTCACTCGTCTTAGAAATGTTGGAGTTCAGGTGACCCATCATCATGTTGAGGCAGGATTCCATGGAATGTTTTCCTTCATAGAATTTAAAATGAACTCCAGAATTATAAATCAATATCTTAGTTGGCTGAATAACAATCTATAG